The Carboxydocella sporoproducens DSM 16521 DNA segment CCCAGGCTGAATGGAAAAAAATCGCTGATAGTCCTGATTTTAAAACTCTTATTAACGCCAAAGGAAAATTTTTGATTCCTACCATCATATTTTCTTTTGTTTATTACTTTGCACTTCCTATTTTAGCTGGTTATGCCCCTGGCTTAATGAAAACAAAGATTGTTGGTGCTATTAATTTTGGCTATTTATTTGCACTTTCCCAGTTTTTCGTAGCCTGGATAATTGCCGGACTTTATAGCTCAGTGTCTAATAATACCTTTGATCCGCTGGCAGAAAAAATTAAGCAACAACAGGGGGGGAAGGGTAGATGAAGATTATTACTTTTGGTCTATTTGCTCTTGTTGTTCTTGCTACCCTGATTATTACTTACTGGGCAGCACGACGTACTAAAACTACTGCCGAATTCTATGCTGCTGGCCGCAGCTTAAGTGGTA contains these protein-coding regions:
- a CDS encoding DUF485 domain-containing protein; this translates as MSINTEVGMGQNVIEHPKRSQAEWKKIADSPDFKTLINAKGKFLIPTIIFSFVYYFALPILAGYAPGLMKTKIVGAINFGYLFALSQFFVAWIIAGLYSSVSNNTFDPLAEKIKQQQGGKGR